In one window of Clavelina lepadiformis chromosome 4, kaClaLepa1.1, whole genome shotgun sequence DNA:
- the LOC143451448 gene encoding ADP-ribosylation factor 3-like, which translates to MGNSGSMETSKGGLFKKLFSNKEVRILMVGLDCAGKTTILYNLKMGKVVRTIPTIGFNVETVEYKNLSFSVWDIGGQDKIRPLWRHYFYNVQGLIYVVDSNDWERIEEAREELHSLLEEDDLKDCKLLVFANKQDLPNAMRTGEVREKLNLPAVVDRNWHIQTSCAVSGQGLLEGLTWLANQFKPGNKKIKSSGA; encoded by the exons ATGGGCAACAGCGGTAGCATGGAGACAAGCAAGGGAGGATTATTTAAGAAACTTTTCAGCAACAAAGAAGTACGAATACTTATGGTGGGCTTAGATTGCGCTGGAAAGACGACGATACTCTACAATTTAAAGATGGGAAAAGTGGTGCGAACCATACCTACAATAG GTTTCAACGTTGAGACAGTTGAATACAAAAACCTGAGCTTCTCTGTTTGGGACATTGGCGGTCAGGACAAAATTCGTCCACTCTGGAGACATTACTTTTATAACGTGCAGG GGCTCATCTACGTTGTTGACAGTAATGATTGGGAGAGAATAGAGGAAGCGCGAGAAGAATTACACAGTTTGCTGGAAGAAGATGATCTTAAAGATTGCAAACTACTTGTCTTTGCAAATAAACAG GATCTCCCAAATGCAATGAGAACAGGAGAAGTAAGGGAGAAGCTCAATCTACCCGCAGTTGTTGACAGAAATTGGCACATTCAAACAAGCTGTGCTGTATCAGGACAGGGATTATTAGAAGGACTTACATGGTTGGCGAATCAATTTAAGCCTGGAAATAAGAAGATAAAAAGCAGTGGAGCATAG
- the LOC143451447 gene encoding uncharacterized protein LOC143451447 — protein sequence METDSANKMQTELGDCDTVKVQLDPPVDDSKPKEQFTIPDKYDEDESEEISSADDEIELDEASDTENYEPDIDANEALDEDEESSGDEETGFTIQELSNGDTKLLKLKFDDVEAKRQEYLKRMKELDSQDSDSAVESDVCDENKENDDKTTNTSEAPQAQQKEQKCAFVDYRNVVDADMEEYNSDDDEDFNPVYCGESLSDVEYEEGEERDTESEPEIEDQGILHKKTGEALKCIRMIQKLEIPPEGNDAPANPMDYA from the coding sequence ATGGAAACTGACTctgcaaacaaaatgcaaacgGAGTTGGGAGATTGTGACACAGTTAAAGTGCAACTTGATCCACCTGTTGATGACTCCAAACCGAAAGAGCAATTCACTATTCCTGATAAATATGATGAGGACGAAAGTGAAGAAATATCTTCAGCTGATGATGAAATTGAATTGGATGAAGCTTCAGATACTGAAAACTATGAACCTGATATTGATGCTAATGAGGCTCTGGATGAAGATGAGGAGTCGAGTGGTGATGAAGAGACAGGATTTACGATCCAGGAGCTCTCAAACGGTGATACCAAGTTGCTAAAGTTAAAGTTTGACGATGTTGAAGCCAAACGCCAGGAATATCTTAAAAGAATGAAAGAACTGGACTCCCAGGATTCAGACTCTGCTGTGGAAAGTGATGTATGtgatgaaaacaaagaaaatgatgACAAAACTACCAACACTAGTGAAGCACCACAAGCACAACAAAAAGAACAGAAATGTGCTTTTGTCGACTATCGGAATGTGGTTGACGCAGACATGGAAGAATATAATTCGGATGATGATGAAGATTTTAATCCTGTGTATTGTGGTGAATCACTCTCGGATGTTGAATACGAGGAGGGTGAAGAACGCGACACGGAAAGCGAACCAGAAATTGAGGACCAGGGCATATTACACAAGAAAACTGGAGAAGCACTCAAATGTATTCGCATGATTCAGAAGCTCGAAATACCACCAGAGGGAAATGACGCTCCTGCTAATCCCATGGATTACGCCTAG